The Pieris rapae chromosome 13, ilPieRapa1.1, whole genome shotgun sequence genomic sequence AACTTTTTCTTCTGGTCCAAGAATGTACAACAAGATCTACGCAACTAGACTTCACAATCCGTGGTTGCCTTGTATGGTATATACACTTGTTATGCACTTCTTTTACATCCATTCTACATGGTCAAACCTAAACCCTTTCGTATCCTTTTCATTACGTCCTCTTTTAACCCACACTGTTCACTATTCTTATCTTATCACGTAATGTAACATACTTCTATTAGCTCTCATTTCCACGGCATTTATTTTACTCTCATTCTTTCTCTGCCACACATTCACTACTATCTATGATTAATGtttatgtcgcagccaactagcttattTACCCGTTCAATGaacagcctagccgtttaactaaagGCCGTcatttaactagcggcctgatagttgttcagccagttgatcaaatAACTAGGCAAATGACTTAGATCGATGACGTTTTATTACTTGCCGAGCttgactgttaatttatattttccacCTTCTCCTTCTCAAACTCGAAACTAAACTCTTCGAACTGTCAATATAGCGTCGGCAAACCACAACTTGAAAGGTGTTTTCCAAAGTTTTATGAATAACAACAGTACTATTGAAGAAtgtagtgacaataataatgtgaatttgactcaagctatttaacttaaaaagaatatgtaatatgtttcatcttttttatttctgtcaaATAACTTTCGTACGAAAGGCCTTTGCAAAGGCATTAGCCAACCAGGTTGAATATCTCTCAGGCCGATAGTTAAACGGCgccatttagttaaaattaacatcGGGATAAACACTCTTTTATGTATGTCCAGACGAACGACGAATTACACACAAAGGAATGCAACCGCCTCATTAACGGTATTCCCAACCTATATACGATCGATTGAATAACTTGATAATGTGACCTTTATCGTAAGCTATATTTATCATACGCTGGTTGTCCTGTATTGACTTTGCACtagttgtttttctttatgatTAGCTGCCTTCGCGAGATTTGTTTCGCTTGATATGATTTTTACTAAGCCTACCATTGCTAAGCTTATCAACATATGGAACCTTTTGCTATTACCCCATAGAGAAGGTTTCAAATTTTTCGAATTTCTTAAAGGATTAAGTGGAAttggttaggaaatatttcAATGATTTGGTTCTTGGTCGTCAAGTCACACATGTTTATAGGCCGGCATTGCAATCGCGTGCCCTCTGGCAGTTACAGTGTTCATGGTTATCACAtagcatcagatgagccttctgcccgtttgctctataaaaaaaatactaaattcattaaaaaatgtcaTTCATTTAATCTACTTCATGTATTACAATCTCAATTTTGTTAGAGTTAAAGAAGAATTTTGAAAACGTTGCGtctaaagtagtttttttctttcaggTGTGCTGGACACAGGAACGCTAGTGAGGGGCTCGCGCATGCGCTGGTCGTTGGCAGCACACGACATTTGCTTCACGAATGCGCTACACGCCGCATTTTTCGCGCTTGGAAAATGTGTGCCGGTTGTACGCGGCGCTGGCGTGCACCAGCCCGCTATGGACTTCTGCGTTGAGCGGCTCTGCAGCGGCGATTGGGTTCATATATTCCCCGAAGGGAGGGTTAATGTTGAAAAAGAGTGTATTCGTTTCAAATGGGGCGTTGGTCGACTCATAAGCGAGAGTGCCGCGCGTGGGCGTCCACCTCTCGTTCTACCCGTCTGGCACGAAGGGATGGATCGCGTACTCCCCAATACAGAGCCATATCGACTGCGTGCGCGCAACCACGTCTACCTCTGCGTTGGTGAGCCCATTGCTCTCCATCCGCTGCTTGACAGGTTAGTCAAGATCATACTTTTTTACGTACTAAGGGTATAAGCACCTAAATCATCCAATTGAATCACGGTTCAGCATATAAACCGAATTGAATAAATCGTCTTGTAAAATCAATCTAgagttgaataataaaaatgtttatcggAATTTGTAATGCAGTTTTGCTATGCCACATTTTGAGAactttgttatacatatttacgttttactttaaattactgATGTGTCTGGAAACTGGTTCCACACTCGAATTAtgtctattaataaatagtgtcTATCCGTTAGTCaggtaatagtatttaattaatttcagacTTAAAAGCATGAACGCGAGCGAGGAAGAAACGCGGCGAGTAATAACAGAACGAATACAAGATGAGTTGTGGCGTCTCCGCGACAAAGCGCATGCGATCGTCCGACGAGCGACGGGCCGCTTATTGGAGGAGACAACCGCCATTCCCAATGGGAAACAACACAACACACCAACACCAGAACCCACGCCCAAGGAGTGTCTCGAAAAGGAGAAGGAACTGTAAGACCCTTCAAGGACCGCGCTGGACGCGAGTTCACGGCATGCGCCAAATAACATTGTCTTGCACAATCCTCGTGGTTAAGAGATAATTTTATACCCTCGAACCCAAAGACTACAGAGAATTGACTGAGTTCCTCTTGTGAGCCGAGTGAgatgaatttttgtatataatttccaGTGTTTTATCGGAATAATCATATCAGTAAGCGTATGTACCGATGTTTTATATACCTTTACACGgcaaagtttatatatagagtTAGAATATACAGTTGAAAAATTCTACGTATTCCTAAACGTCAAGATCAACTTGAACGCATATATTTCCTTATTCAAATACGTATTGTAGCTCGACTGTGATTGGGCCAGAGCTAACCAATCACAGTCACCCGCAATCTAACGATTCGTTTTTTAAACGTACATTCTAACGTACGTTGCCTTTCTTTGGCCTGGGGAATTTCTTTTACAAGGCAACTGGATTTAGAAAAATACTCTCGTCATAAACATTTCGGTAGCATAAagataactatttaatttctatgaaTGCGAACCGTACCAGTTACATGACGATTTCCGTACTAATTctgtttaaactatttttgatGGTATATTTTGACGTTTAACCATTTTAGTCAAGTGTTAAACTGTACTTGACAGTTCTCAGACTACGTTGTAATAGTCTGAGTactgacaaaataaatatttttgaattttaatatataaatgttaccgtgcacaaaaacatacatttttatttcgaaaAGAGATTGTCAATAATTGTCGAAACTCGTAAACAAAAAaggcaataatttttattgcgtTTAACAAATGTTAGTAAAGTTTGTCCTTGCATGTGGTTTGCGGTTCTGACGTCATGGCGAGGCGGGGTTTCAaagtaaaaactaatttatccTATTCTTCTAATGAactgttggcctagtgacttTATCCTCAGTTGTGAATTTGTAATGTTATTTCTGTCGTGTGGTGAAGGAATACATCGCGAGCCATTTTATAGacgcaaaaagtcgacagaAGAAAGTGtgaggcacagaaggctgatcacctactagtAATAACTTATCACGAAACggatacagaaaaaaaatgtttttcctcttccatattttaatatttaattcccgTCTTCATGTCACTCTGAAATGGAGTTTAGCTTTAAGATTTGTAGTATTATATTGGTGTTTTGTATGTGTGTGACACGGTGACGTCATTACTAGACGTTGTATGGTGAATTTGGCAactattttatagtaaatgtTTTAGATGTAGGAAATCTTTGTTGAAATTTTCCTTgttcgaaattattttttaccgtGTTGATAGTTAGTTGATGTTAAA encodes the following:
- the LOC110995524 gene encoding tafazzin, which translates into the protein MGYDIGWLIPRLRNPGRLWYCASSITVAVVGLFSKIIVEFLNKTTVYNREALSRAVHRPREVPLLTVSNHHSCFDDPGLWGVLDTGTLVRGSRMRWSLAAHDICFTNALHAAFFALGKCVPVVRGAGVHQPAMDFCVERLCSGDWVHIFPEGRVNVEKECIRFKWGVGRLISESAARGRPPLVLPVWHEGMDRVLPNTEPYRLRARNHVYLCVGEPIALHPLLDRLKSMNASEEETRRVITERIQDELWRLRDKAHAIVRRATGRLLEETTAIPNGKQHNTPTPEPTPKECLEKEKELGRL